The DNA window NNNNNNNNNNNNNNNNNNNNNNNNNNNNNNNNNNNNNNNNNNNNNNNNNNNNNNNcgtatataatttattttataaaatatttatatattaaataataaattattttgtatgaaaattatttaaaatatatattaaatttgtaaaaaaatttgtgtgaaaataattttttgtttttgtataaaatttgtttgaaatacgtaaattatattatattaaatttgtctaaaatttaattaaaagaaacatttgatttgtctaaaatttttttgaaaaaaactgttatatttgattaaatttttcaGAAATTTGTTTGAtatgaaatatatttttgtttaaattttatctaaaatgaaatatttttacgTTTAAAATTTGTctgaaatatattatttttatattacttCATctgtctaaaatttttctaaaatacatcgtaatagttaaaaatttaataaataaatatctattCAAAATCTATCACAAAAtcgtttgaaaaaaaattcaataaaatttcagataaaatataaattaacaacaaaaacttttgggacaaaaaaaatttgtctcaattttatttaaaacaaaaaacttgtttttaatttattcaaaatttatctCAATATCACCTCAAAATTTGTTCgaaaaatattgatttttaGTAGTATTTGTCTTTTCATATGAATAATTAGAGATTcgttttgaaaattatattttgtgattattagtttaaaatgattttattttattttttattataaaaaaatatttttgtcctAACAATAAAAGTTAAATGATGAGAATGTAATTTAcgtgataattttttttccgGTTCAATTTATTTCTCATATTAATACGTATTAAATAATCACCGTCTTTAAGAAAGCACTTTTTGATAATATGTAACTGGCGATttagattttctaaaatttgaattttactttaaagaATAGAGTGTAATCTTCtatctttaaataattttttttatatttatttttagtcttacctataaaattaatagtaaaaaattacattttactttttaaagtaaattttaaattttagacgATCCAAATTCTGTAATTCGAATAGTGTTATATTAGAGggaaaaaaatcattttaataGATACTTCTTAAAAGAAGAGCTGCTAATTCCTATCTAATCATACCACTTTATTATTAAAttcaaatgttttttttttccccaTACTCTTACATTAGATAGCATTGACGTGAACTtcgaagaaaaaaatgaagaggTCACTAAGCCACTAACGTATGCTATGATGCAAATTGATTAGCAAGAAAAAGGCCACTACGTATGCCAtgatgaaaattaattatttaacaacCAGAAtcatttcatatatatatgcaCCGTACTTATCTCCTAATTCGTCAGTCATATCATCTTGTCCTTAATTTGATAATTTCCATACTCTTAAATCTAGTTAGTCTTCAACCACAACACACATTTTGTGACTTTCGTGACACGGAGGAGAAAAAGAATGTCTTCATCTAAAGAAGTTATCAATGTCTTAATGGTGTCACCAACTCTTCAAGGCCACCTGAACCCAACTCTCAATTTTGCGAAACGCCTTGCATCAAAGGGTGTCCACGTCACATTAGCAATACCCGAAGAACTACGTCAGCGTTTCCAAAACCTCCACAACCAAGAAACCAATAATTTCCACCACCATAGCGACAAGCCATCAAAGATCCAACTAGCGTACTTCTCTGATGGCCTTAGCGTTGACCATGATCGCAGCAACGATCCCGCGGCTTTCTTCGCTTCCTTCGAAACCAAAGGTGCGGAGAATCTTTCAAACCTCATCACTCACCTAAAGGAGCACGATCGAAGCTTCTCGTGCTTCATCGCAAATCCTTTCATGCCGTGGTCAGTGGATGTTGCCGTTTCTCATGGAATTCCTTGTGCCATGTTTTGGCCCCAAGCTTCGGCTCTTTTTTCCATTTACTGTCGCTATGTATGCAAAACGAACTGTTTTCCTGACATGGAGAATCCAAATGAGACCCTTCAGTTACCATCACTGCCAACGTTACAGGTTCGAGAACTTCCCAGCTTTTTGCTCCCCTCTTGCCCTCCCTACCACAAGAAAATGGTTACGGATTTTGAGCCAATCTTGGACAAAGTGAAATGGATTTTAGGAGCTTCCGTTTACGAGTTTGAAGAGGAGATAGTGAACTCCATGGCTTCACTGAGACCTATTCTCACCATTGGACCCCTTGTGTCACCATATTTGTTAGGACAAAAAGAGAGTGAAGATTTTGATGATCTTAGTGTAAATTTGTGGAGGCCAGAAGATTCTTGTCTACAATGGCTTAACGATAAGGCAACTAGTTCGGTTATCTACGTGGCATTTGGTAGTTTAATGGAACTTTCACAGAAGCAAATGGATAACATCGCAATTGCTTTGAAGAATACAAAGAAACCGTTTCTCTGGGTGATTAGGCCACAGAAGGGTGGTGCTGAATTGCCACAAGAGTTCTTGGAAGAAACCAAAGAAAAGGGATTAGTGGTGACGTGGTGCCCTCAGGCAAATGTGCTAATGCATCCTGCAGTGGCTTGCTTTGTAAGCCACTGCGGGTGGAACTCGACCCTGGAAGCTGTGACGGCCGGCGTACCGATCGTTGCCCTTCCCAACTGGTCAGATCAACCGACGAATGCTAAGCTTGTAGAAGATGTGTTTAAGACTGGGGTGAGGATGaggattggggaagaagaaGCTGGGGTTGCGAGCGCAGAAGAGGTTGAGAGGTGCATTACGGAAGTCATGGAGGGTCCCATGGCTGAAGAGATTAAGATGAGAGCAGTGGGGCTAAAAGAAGCTGCACGGAAAGCGATGCTGGATGGTGGTTCGTCAGATAGAAATATCATTCGGTTTGTCACCGAAATTTCTGGGAAATCCACTTAGAATAATCAAGTTTCATTTGGATAATACAGTCTTCGGTAAGGGGGAAGATATTGAGCAGAGAAAGAATTAATAGTATTAGAtagcaataaaaaaaataaaagagaattaaggAAGAATTAAAGAGGAGAGATAGGGGGAGAAAATAATTCTATTGATAGGATTTTAAAAAGAGaagatataaattatttaattgttattattactttatttataataaattttactcttagtaaaaaaattttaattgaactaaagatttatttttactctttacattttttattctaataaattaGTCATCGATATACTTTTTCGTCACATGCTTTAtttattgtaataatttttattaacttagtcataaaaaaatttgtgcCTAGACAACTTTTAGGCTTACGCATAATATCATTCGTACATACTTTTTGTGTGTACTTGAtacttaataaatttttgatattgggttttcaaatatttttgacaatacaaaaaaatagatttaaattctttaaagtttgaattttattttagagagtaaaatatgatttcttactatttattttataggtaggattaagagaaaatatgagagaaaaattattgaaaaattacactttaccctctaaaataaaaatttaaaatttagaggatctaaattccaaaaaaattgaaaaaaacaaagagatacacactctttGTTCTcaacacttaaaaaaaattagtgcttTTAAGAGAAAGTCTAAAGAGTCAacagttttattaaaatttggccagcactttactataaaaaaaatgaatagcTCTACACCATTAGATTTTATCTCATACAATTTGGCCAGCACTTGCTAGTCCTCTAATACTCCCGtgcttttaattaaaaaattctaaagataaaagtaaaaatttctctctaaaatttagaaaaattataattattcacttttttttttaaatctgatTTAATGTCATGAGGTGATCAACTTTTGTTATTCTAGTGCTACTATTACTCTTGGTTTACATCCtctatcttttatttttcttttagttttatgtAACGGATTGATTAAACATGGATCATTTGTTTAAGTTTATTGACTCAAAGTTTATATTTATGTTGAATCtttgctaatttaatttgttgttatCTTAGTTTTTGATTTAGTTGTTTTAATTTGAGctgtttattgttttttatgatGGGTTTACTCTGTGGACACCAAATTTTGTTGAATTGTACTTAGTAGTAGGAGCGAATTTTATAAACTTGTTATAAGGCTATGATCACGGACGCCTTGAGTTGCTAAATGATTTTAATGGATAATAATTAGGGGTTAAAATTGCTTTGTTCTTTATGACTTATCGAATTCTCTTAGTTAATTGGTTAAGTAAATTCACATTTTAGTTCTTGAAATTCAcatgattattaatttttgtttttaaaatttaaaattttttataatagtctCCTTAATTCAAGTCTATACACCAATTTAGTCCTTCGATTTTTT is part of the Arachis duranensis cultivar V14167 chromosome 1, aradu.V14167.gnm2.J7QH, whole genome shotgun sequence genome and encodes:
- the LOC107480359 gene encoding UDP-glycosyltransferase 84B2, encoding MSSSKEVINVLMVSPTLQGHLNPTLNFAKRLASKGVHVTLAIPEELRQRFQNLHNQETNNFHHHSDKPSKIQLAYFSDGLSVDHDRSNDPAAFFASFETKGAENLSNLITHLKEHDRSFSCFIANPFMPWSVDVAVSHGIPCAMFWPQASALFSIYCRYVCKTNCFPDMENPNETLQLPSLPTLQVRELPSFLLPSCPPYHKKMVTDFEPILDKVKWILGASVYEFEEEIVNSMASLRPILTIGPLVSPYLLGQKESEDFDDLSVNLWRPEDSCLQWLNDKATSSVIYVAFGSLMELSQKQMDNIAIALKNTKKPFLWVIRPQKGGAELPQEFLEETKEKGLVVTWCPQANVLMHPAVACFVSHCGWNSTLEAVTAGVPIVALPNWSDQPTNAKLVEDVFKTGVRMRIGEEEAGVASAEEVERCITEVMEGPMAEEIKMRAVGLKEAARKAMLDGGSSDRNIIRFVTEISGKST